From Glycine max cultivar Williams 82 chromosome 11, Glycine_max_v4.0, whole genome shotgun sequence, the proteins below share one genomic window:
- the LOC100820349 gene encoding peroxisomal membrane protein 13 isoform X2 — protein sequence MNYNSGYGSYGGVGGLYGGGMYGSSMYRGGYGGLYGSSGMYGGGMYNGGFGGPMGGYGMGGGGPYGAEDPNNPYGVPSSPPGFWISFMRVMQGVVNFFGRISMLIDQNTQAFHMFMTALLQLFDRSGVLYGELARFVLRLLGIRTKPKKINPPGPDGLPLPGQHNSSVNQNFIEGTKPAPSGSWDNVWENDAKK from the exons ATGAATTATAATTCTGGATATGGATCTTATGGTGGAGTGGGAGGGTTGTATGGCGGAGGAATGTATGGCAGCAGTATGTACAGGGGAGGATATGGGGGCCTCTATGGTTCCTCTGGGATGTATGGAGGGGGAATGTATAATGGTGGCTTTGGTGGTCCAATGGGTGGTTATGGTATGGGTGGTGGTGGTCCTTATGGAGCTGAAGATCCCAATAATCCGTACGGAGTTCCTTCATCGCCCCCAGGATTTTGGATTTCTTTTATGCGTGTG ATGCAAGGTGTGGTTAACTTTTTTGGCCGGATTTCAATGCTCATAGACCAGAACACGCAGGCTTTCCATATGTTCATGACTGCACTTCTTCAG CTTTTTGATCGTTCTGGTGTACTGTATGGAGAGCTAGCTAGATTTGTGTTGCGGTTGCTTGGAATCAGAACTAAACCAAAGAAGATTAACCCTCCAGGTCCAGATGGACTTCCACTACCTGGGCAACACAATTCCTCTGTAAATCAGAACTTCATTGAGGGAACAAAGCCTGCTCCAAGTGGTTCTTGGGACAATGTATGGGAAAATGACGCCAAAAAATGA
- the LOC100820349 gene encoding peroxisomal membrane protein 13 isoform X1, producing the protein MEPSVSAPPKPWEKAASSSGPAPFKPPSAGSTSDVVEASGTAKPGEIVPASDKTATVNRNALGRPLPTRPWEQNNGSTSYGGYGSTMNYNSGYGSYGGVGGLYGGGMYGSSMYRGGYGGLYGSSGMYGGGMYNGGFGGPMGGYGMGGGGPYGAEDPNNPYGVPSSPPGFWISFMRVMQGVVNFFGRISMLIDQNTQAFHMFMTALLQLFDRSGVLYGELARFVLRLLGIRTKPKKINPPGPDGLPLPGQHNSSVNQNFIEGTKPAPSGSWDNVWENDAKK; encoded by the exons ATGGAACCATCAGTTTCAG CTCCACCAAAACCTTGGGAGAAAGCAGCATCATCATCTGGGCCAGCACCTTTTAAACCCCCATCAGCAGGTAGCACAAGTGATGTAGTTGAGGCTTCAGGGACTGCAAAACCTGGCGAAATAGTTCCAGCTTCCGATAAGACTGCAACTGTCAATAGGAATGCTCTTGGGAGACCCCTTCCCACAAGGCCATGGGAGCAGAATAATGGAAGTACCAGCTATGGAG GTTATGGTTCCACAATGAATTATAATTCTGGATATGGATCTTATGGTGGAGTGGGAGGGTTGTATGGCGGAGGAATGTATGGCAGCAGTATGTACAGGGGAGGATATGGGGGCCTCTATGGTTCCTCTGGGATGTATGGAGGGGGAATGTATAATGGTGGCTTTGGTGGTCCAATGGGTGGTTATGGTATGGGTGGTGGTGGTCCTTATGGAGCTGAAGATCCCAATAATCCGTACGGAGTTCCTTCATCGCCCCCAGGATTTTGGATTTCTTTTATGCGTGTG ATGCAAGGTGTGGTTAACTTTTTTGGCCGGATTTCAATGCTCATAGACCAGAACACGCAGGCTTTCCATATGTTCATGACTGCACTTCTTCAG CTTTTTGATCGTTCTGGTGTACTGTATGGAGAGCTAGCTAGATTTGTGTTGCGGTTGCTTGGAATCAGAACTAAACCAAAGAAGATTAACCCTCCAGGTCCAGATGGACTTCCACTACCTGGGCAACACAATTCCTCTGTAAATCAGAACTTCATTGAGGGAACAAAGCCTGCTCCAAGTGGTTCTTGGGACAATGTATGGGAAAATGACGCCAAAAAATGA
- the LOC100811974 gene encoding SKP1-like protein 14 encodes MAKESGSSKIEMLEISNEAMAEAQSSKIEMLEINNEAMAEAQSSKTVTMKPAEAEESKTETQKITDEESKNVPIAATEEESKKLSITKVEESKNAATATTEGEKEEAKVSLKTLDGVTFEVEAWIAKEMETVQAYIDDTSADTSAAIAIPLHNVAGRELARMVEYCKEHRRASVSAGNLKEFEERFAAALNLYEMKDLIIAANYLNTKKLLESLSRCIAKAIKNKSVEFVRDYFGVTNDYTTEEEAQYRETNAWAFRNVDEDSRN; translated from the coding sequence ATGGCAAAAGAATCGGGATCATCCAAGATTGAAATGTTAGAGATTAGCAATGAAGCAATGGCAGAAGCACAATCATCCAAGATTGAAATGTTAGAGATTAACAATGAAGCAATGGCAGAAGCACAATCATCCAAGACGGTAACAATGAAGCCCGCGGAGGCAGAAGAATCCAAGACGGAAACACAGAAAATCACCGACGAAGAATCAAAGAACGTTCCGATTGCGGCTACAGAAGAAGAATCGAAGAAGCTTTCGATCACTAAGGTAGAAGAATCGAAGAATGCCGCAACCGCAACAACCgagggagagaaagaagaagcgAAGGTTTCGCTAAAGACCTTAGACGGTGTCACCTTTGAGGTGGAAGCGTGGATCGCGAAGGAGATGGAGACGGTGCAGGCCTACATCGATGACACCTCCGCCGACACCTCCGCCGCCATCGCAATTCCGCTCCACAACGTTGCCGGCCGCGAACTCGCCCGGATGGTGGAGTACTGCAAGGAGCACCGCCGTGCCTCCGTCTCCGCCGGCAACCTGAAGGAGTTCGAGGAGCGGTTCGCGGCGGCGCTGAACCTCTACGAGATGAAGGATCTGATCATCGCTGCGAATTACCTCAACACGAAGAAGCTCCTCGAGTCTCTGAGTCGTTGCATTGCTAAAGCCATCAAGAACAAGAGCGTGGAGTTCGTGAGGGATTATTTTGGGGTTACGAACGATTACACGACGGAGGAAGAGGCGCAGTATCGCGAAACGAACGCCTGGGCCTTTCGGAACGTCGATGAGGATTCAAGGAATTAG